A stretch of DNA from Microlunatus sp. Gsoil 973:
AGGGCTCCGGCCAGCTCGGCTGCCTCATCGGCGTTGAGCTCCACCACGAGTCGGCCGCCGCCCTCGAGGGGAACGCGCATGACGATCTCGCGGCCTTCCTTGGTGACCTCCATCGGGCCGTCGCCGGTCCGCGGCTTCATCGCAGCCATTGCATCCTCATCTCTGTCTCAACTGAAGTCCGCACAGGGGCTTGCGCCCATTATCCCGTATCTGCAGCCCCTCGATGTATCCGGCACCACACCTGCGGCTTCGATGTGGGAG
This window harbors:
- a CDS encoding DUF3117 domain-containing protein, which codes for MAAMKPRTGDGPMEVTKEGREIVMRVPLEGGGRLVVELNADEAAELAGALKEVVG